Proteins found in one Labrenzia sp. VG12 genomic segment:
- a CDS encoding GAK system ATP-grasp enzyme: protein MTDLKIGVIGIPGKWSTEVLADALEQKTGFRCVVDMADVALDLNTRALMAGETDLCQLDGLVIKKISQDYSPATLDRLEMLRVAEASGVKVFSPTNSILGLVNRLSCTVTLSNAGVPMPATCVTESTEQALSAVQRFGGAVFKPLFSTKARGMTLMEANEGEATLRQKIEAFRAGNPVMYLQQKVNLSGRDLGMVFLGGNYLGTYARVAQTDSWNTTILHGGKYEPFEPDAELIELARRAQAPFNLDFTTVDVGLTENGPIIFEVSAFGGFKGALEGASIDAATLYADHVIEKVRA, encoded by the coding sequence TTGACTGATCTGAAAATCGGCGTCATCGGCATCCCTGGCAAATGGTCGACGGAAGTACTTGCCGACGCCCTGGAACAGAAAACCGGGTTTCGCTGCGTCGTCGACATGGCGGACGTCGCTCTTGACCTGAACACCCGAGCCCTGATGGCGGGTGAGACCGACCTCTGTCAACTGGATGGGCTGGTGATCAAGAAGATCAGCCAGGACTACAGTCCCGCCACACTCGACCGGCTGGAAATGCTGCGGGTTGCCGAAGCATCCGGAGTGAAGGTCTTCTCCCCGACAAATTCCATCCTCGGCCTGGTAAACCGTCTGAGCTGCACGGTCACGCTCTCCAATGCCGGTGTTCCGATGCCCGCCACCTGCGTCACCGAGAGCACAGAACAGGCACTCAGCGCAGTCCAGCGTTTTGGCGGCGCGGTCTTCAAACCGCTCTTTTCCACCAAGGCCCGTGGCATGACGCTGATGGAGGCCAATGAAGGCGAAGCCACTCTGCGCCAGAAGATCGAGGCCTTCAGAGCCGGCAATCCGGTCATGTATCTGCAGCAGAAGGTCAACCTCTCGGGCCGGGATCTCGGCATGGTGTTTCTCGGCGGAAACTATCTTGGCACTTATGCCCGTGTTGCCCAGACAGACAGCTGGAACACGACCATCCTGCACGGTGGCAAATACGAGCCGTTTGAGCCCGATGCTGAGTTGATCGAACTGGCCCGGCGCGCCCAGGCGCCCTTCAATCTGGATTTCACGACCGTCGATGTCGGCCTCACGGAGAACGGACCGATCATCTTCGAGGTTTCAGCCTTCGGCGGCTTCAAGGGGGCCTTGGAAGGTGCGTCGATCGACGCGGCGACGCTCTACGCCGATCATGTCATTGAAAAGGTGCGCGCATGA
- a CDS encoding metallophosphoesterase: MMNTKSLSPLLPPITCATGHELDLPESLVPWPLDRETQRPCASTLGPELVDSLSKVNDLGPWDWPARPVVFVSDLHADAESLLRSLVAARAIRRTGPGLTDFDLTAFGRSCQFIIGGDCLDKGPSNLDLLDSLAFLIKSGADVVLLAGNHDLRLYLGLEALTVKRGSLNAHMFVRMGKKVMPLLKEVFDRHVDREKDLAGLPDEKACRDLMIPGKKWTKQFPKAASVYMKDAAIKKEMARLKKKTNRFADHAAEVGLTLRELYAAALKCRELFVDPAGRYAWFFKQLKAAHQSGSLLFVHAGVDDQMAAQISRKGVAHINRRFRKESRKDPFVFYSGTVANLMRTKYRDVDHPLTETGVDDLHLAGIKLLVHGHVNQHSGQQLKSKHGLLHLEADITLDRHSRSSEGLEGIGTGATIIYPDGNIIGISRDYPHAKLFNPVEILQQHGLSQ, translated from the coding sequence ATGATGAACACCAAGTCCCTGAGCCCGTTGTTGCCGCCGATAACCTGCGCCACAGGTCACGAGCTTGATCTGCCGGAAAGCCTGGTGCCATGGCCACTGGACCGGGAAACGCAGAGACCCTGCGCCAGCACGCTGGGACCGGAGCTTGTCGACAGCCTGTCAAAAGTCAACGATCTCGGACCCTGGGACTGGCCAGCGAGGCCCGTCGTCTTCGTGTCCGATCTGCACGCGGATGCCGAAAGCCTGCTGCGGTCTCTGGTGGCGGCCCGCGCGATCAGGCGCACCGGACCGGGGCTGACTGACTTTGATCTCACGGCCTTTGGCCGCAGCTGCCAGTTCATCATCGGCGGCGATTGCCTCGACAAGGGACCGAGCAATCTGGACCTGCTCGACAGTCTGGCCTTTTTGATCAAGTCCGGCGCCGACGTTGTTCTTCTGGCCGGCAATCACGATCTTCGGCTTTATCTCGGCCTGGAAGCGTTGACGGTGAAACGGGGTTCACTCAACGCCCATATGTTCGTGCGCATGGGCAAGAAGGTCATGCCGTTGTTGAAGGAAGTGTTCGATCGCCATGTCGACCGTGAAAAGGACCTTGCCGGTCTGCCGGACGAAAAAGCCTGCCGCGACCTGATGATCCCGGGAAAGAAATGGACGAAGCAGTTTCCCAAGGCCGCTTCGGTCTACATGAAGGACGCCGCCATCAAGAAGGAGATGGCACGGCTGAAGAAGAAGACCAACAGGTTCGCCGATCATGCGGCGGAAGTCGGCCTCACCCTCAGAGAGCTTTATGCCGCCGCGCTGAAATGCCGGGAGCTCTTCGTCGACCCAGCCGGCCGATATGCCTGGTTCTTCAAGCAGCTGAAAGCGGCCCACCAGAGCGGTTCGCTGCTCTTTGTTCACGCGGGCGTTGACGACCAGATGGCCGCGCAAATCTCCCGCAAAGGCGTTGCCCATATCAATCGGCGCTTCAGGAAGGAAAGCCGCAAGGACCCTTTCGTCTTCTATTCCGGCACGGTCGCGAACCTGATGCGCACCAAGTACCGGGATGTCGATCATCCGTTGACGGAGACCGGGGTTGACGACCTGCATCTGGCGGGCATCAAGCTGCTGGTCCACGGTCATGTCAACCAGCACAGCGGACAGCAACTGAAGTCGAAGCATGGTCTGTTGCACCTGGAAGCAGACATCACGCTTGACCGGCATTCCAGAAGTTCCGAAGGTCTAGAAGGTATCGGCACGGGAGCCACGATCATCTATCCGGACGGCAACATCATCGGCATCAGCCGGGACTACCCGCATGCCAAGCTGTTCAACCCGGTTGAGATCCTACAGCAACACGGATTGTCGCAATGA
- a CDS encoding histidine phosphatase family protein, whose product MTDRFAILVRHGAYHQKPGTPSALQPFPLTDGGKAQALALGKELAGLAAEHGWQLSRTVYCSLQQRAWQTAQLLCQSLSEAINEDFSVLEQAALAERSVGAFANLTIPEIEQILMEDPRHQLPPEDWKSNSHYRLPAQGAESLLEAGERVAAFLKTSMERSEAKMSGTAQIFVGHGAAFRHAAHHLGVLAFDDIRRFSMHHAKPVILKFNAATGWTHHLGAWKQRHVLETATD is encoded by the coding sequence ATGACCGACCGATTTGCCATTCTTGTCAGACACGGCGCCTACCATCAAAAGCCCGGCACGCCGAGTGCCTTGCAGCCGTTTCCGCTGACGGATGGCGGCAAGGCCCAGGCGCTGGCCCTTGGCAAGGAACTGGCCGGTCTGGCGGCCGAACATGGCTGGCAGCTGTCCAGGACCGTCTATTGCTCTCTTCAGCAGCGCGCCTGGCAAACCGCCCAGCTCCTGTGCCAGAGCCTGTCGGAAGCGATCAACGAGGATTTCTCCGTTCTCGAGCAGGCCGCCCTGGCCGAACGCAGTGTCGGGGCGTTTGCAAACCTGACCATTCCGGAAATCGAACAGATCCTGATGGAGGATCCCCGTCATCAGCTGCCACCGGAGGACTGGAAATCGAACAGTCATTACCGGTTGCCAGCACAGGGGGCCGAAAGCCTTCTGGAAGCAGGTGAACGTGTCGCCGCCTTCCTGAAAACCTCCATGGAACGCAGCGAAGCGAAGATGTCCGGCACCGCGCAGATCTTTGTCGGCCACGGCGCAGCATTCCGCCATGCGGCGCATCACCTGGGCGTGCTGGCCTTTGACGACATACGCAGGTTCAGCATGCACCACGCCAAACCCGTGATCCTGAAATTCAATGCCGCCACTGGCTGGACCCATCACCTTGGCGCCTGGAAACAGCGCCATGTCCTGGAAACCGCGACGGACTGA
- a CDS encoding amphi-Trp domain-containing protein produces MMERKGRFRHQSLQDKKSIQKMLDAVKRGITKGELEFGDDTGEIVLEPKGLMTLRVTATVEDDQSRLDLRITWTNENDDAKDSGKLKVKGG; encoded by the coding sequence ATGATGGAACGCAAGGGCCGCTTCCGGCACCAGTCTCTGCAGGACAAGAAATCGATCCAGAAAATGCTCGACGCCGTCAAACGCGGCATCACCAAGGGCGAACTGGAATTTGGCGACGACACCGGCGAAATCGTGCTGGAACCAAAAGGCCTGATGACCTTGCGGGTCACAGCCACCGTCGAGGACGACCAGTCCCGCCTCGACCTGCGCATCACCTGGACCAACGAAAACGACGATGCCAAGGACAGCGGCAAGCTGAAGGTGAAAGGCGGCTAA
- a CDS encoding TRAP transporter small permease subunit — MFKVASLYIRIVDGFNRGLGKIIMWGVFVMAAILLWSSISKTFFNPSLWTLEIAQFAMVAYYVLGGPYSIQMGSNVRMDLFYAEWSVKKKAWFDAFTVLLLIFYLCVLLYGALNSTAYSLGYFGKDSISFWWDLFVTFVTGGPSAASEKLGFIERSPTAWRPYLWPVKVIMIIGFFLMLLQTVSELLKDIARIKGVTL, encoded by the coding sequence GTGTTTAAGGTCGCCAGCCTCTACATCCGTATCGTCGACGGCTTCAACCGCGGTCTCGGCAAGATCATCATGTGGGGCGTCTTCGTGATGGCTGCGATCCTGCTCTGGTCGTCGATCTCCAAGACCTTTTTCAATCCATCGCTGTGGACGCTGGAAATCGCGCAGTTCGCGATGGTCGCCTATTATGTTCTGGGCGGGCCTTATTCGATCCAGATGGGATCGAATGTGCGCATGGATCTTTTCTATGCGGAATGGAGCGTGAAGAAGAAGGCCTGGTTCGATGCCTTCACCGTGCTCCTGCTGATCTTCTATCTCTGTGTGCTGCTTTATGGTGCGCTCAATTCCACGGCCTATTCGCTCGGTTATTTCGGCAAGGATTCAATCAGCTTCTGGTGGGATCTCTTTGTCACCTTCGTTACCGGCGGTCCGTCGGCGGCCAGCGAGAAGCTTGGCTTCATCGAGCGCAGTCCTACCGCCTGGCGGCCCTATCTCTGGCCCGTCAAGGTGATCATGATCATCGGTTTCTTCCTGATGCTGCTTCAGACCGTCTCTGAACTCCTGAAAGACATTGCCCGGATCAAGGGAGTGACGCTCTGA
- a CDS encoding HprK-related kinase B, translating to MTGISVQDIVDALRPERETRNSDPVFLTVGGYVVEVRCMSGVLLAELLRYFQHVISAPAAPDMTVHVLGEAEIPFTVDFADWAREPGKTGRKDAICDLENGRLVLKVRTGVQFLQAPDWAIAFGPTESYPNQVINFVNTQILNHFQRADWVACHAAAVRTQLKGLAISGLSGGGKSTTMLRLMEIAGTQYVTNDRLLVRNAQEHTDALGIPKLPRINPGTIVNNARLAGIIDEEREEELRNMEPDELWHLEEKYDLFIDDIYGPGRISHDAHLTDFWVLNWSRDSAAPTEVKKVELKDRPDLLSAIMKSPGPFYQAPDGIFWTDRTEMDTASYLNALNGVQVWEVTGQIDFDALFDAGADLLGQMT from the coding sequence ATGACCGGGATCAGCGTTCAGGACATTGTCGACGCGCTTCGCCCGGAGCGGGAAACCCGGAATTCCGATCCGGTGTTCCTGACCGTTGGCGGCTATGTCGTCGAGGTCCGGTGCATGTCCGGCGTGCTGCTGGCCGAGCTTCTGCGCTATTTCCAGCATGTCATTTCCGCGCCCGCTGCGCCCGACATGACGGTTCATGTACTCGGCGAGGCGGAAATACCATTTACGGTGGATTTTGCAGATTGGGCCCGTGAACCTGGCAAGACCGGCCGCAAGGACGCCATTTGCGATTTGGAAAATGGTCGCCTGGTTCTGAAGGTGCGCACCGGTGTCCAGTTCCTTCAGGCACCGGACTGGGCCATCGCCTTCGGCCCGACAGAATCCTACCCCAACCAGGTGATCAATTTCGTCAACACGCAGATCCTCAATCACTTCCAGAGAGCGGACTGGGTCGCCTGTCATGCAGCAGCTGTTCGCACACAGCTGAAGGGCCTTGCCATTTCCGGGCTCAGCGGCGGTGGCAAGTCGACAACCATGCTGCGCCTGATGGAAATTGCCGGCACACAATATGTCACCAATGACCGGTTGCTGGTCCGCAATGCGCAGGAACACACGGACGCTCTCGGCATCCCGAAACTGCCGCGCATCAACCCGGGCACCATCGTGAACAATGCCCGCCTCGCCGGCATCATCGACGAGGAACGCGAGGAAGAACTGCGCAACATGGAGCCGGATGAACTCTGGCACCTGGAAGAGAAATACGACCTTTTCATCGACGACATCTACGGTCCCGGCCGGATCTCCCACGACGCCCACCTGACCGACTTCTGGGTGCTGAACTGGTCGCGCGACAGCGCAGCCCCGACGGAAGTCAAAAAGGTCGAACTCAAGGATCGACCGGATCTCCTGTCCGCCATCATGAAAAGCCCGGGCCCGTTCTACCAGGCGCCTGACGGCATCTTCTGGACGGACCGGACGGAGATGGACACGGCTTCCTATCTGAACGCTCTCAACGGCGTGCAGGTCTGGGAGGTCACCGGCCAGATCGATTTTGACGCCCTGTTCGATGCGGGCGCGGACCTCCTGGGACAGATGACATGA
- a CDS encoding hydrogenase maturation protease codes for MLLIGYGNPGRGDDGLGPAFSENMAARSLPELDVDTDYQLVAEHALTISDHDLVVFADAEIGGTKAYSFREISPGAPEVLGSHSLVPETVLALCETLYGARPKAYALGISGYEYGDVKEGLSERASANLADAEAFFLDWLKQQAASKVVLPA; via the coding sequence ATGCTGCTGATCGGCTACGGGAATCCAGGACGAGGGGACGACGGGCTTGGGCCGGCCTTTTCTGAAAACATGGCTGCTCGATCTCTACCGGAGCTTGATGTCGACACCGACTACCAGCTTGTCGCCGAACATGCGCTGACGATTTCTGATCACGACCTGGTGGTCTTTGCCGACGCTGAGATCGGAGGGACCAAGGCCTATTCCTTTCGGGAGATCAGCCCCGGTGCACCGGAAGTGCTCGGCAGTCACAGCCTTGTTCCGGAAACGGTGCTGGCGCTGTGCGAGACCCTCTATGGCGCGCGCCCGAAAGCCTATGCGCTGGGCATTTCCGGTTATGAATATGGCGACGTGAAAGAGGGACTTTCCGAAAGGGCATCCGCGAACCTCGCCGATGCGGAGGCCTTTTTTCTGGACTGGCTGAAGCAACAGGCAGCTTCGAAAGTCGTTCTTCCAGCCTGA
- a CDS encoding Ni/Fe hydrogenase subunit alpha, with translation MSEPRLIEISPVTRVEGHGKVTIHLNAENQVDEARLHIVEFRGFERFIRGRLMWEVPVIVQRLCGICPVSHHLAAAKAMDMIAGVDQLTPTGEKMRRLMHYGQVMQSHVLHFFHLAAPDLLFGFGAPAEKRNIFEVIKEQPELGKRAVLMRKYGQEIIEATAGKKIHGTGAIPGGINRNLPIERRDHFLSTIDEMIEWSLDAVKLARDYTLEHEDVVAEFGSFPSNYMSLVRESDGALDLYHGNLRALSSIGDTIFDQVSYTRYHELIVEDVRSWSYMKFPYITELGPEAGWYRVGPLARMNTASFIDTPLADAAHKDLKAVTSGTPNNSTLANHWARMIEVLHCVEKIRELLNDPDLQGTDLIAKGDRREEGIGVIEAPRGNLIHHYKVDENDQVTYCNLIVSTTHNNEGMNRAVKDVAVKHLSGQEQITEGMLNHVEVAIRAYDPCLSCATHALGQMPLQVELFDADGGLVDSRAQCI, from the coding sequence ATGAGCGAACCCAGACTGATAGAAATTTCGCCGGTCACCCGCGTTGAGGGGCATGGCAAGGTCACCATTCACCTGAATGCCGAAAACCAGGTCGACGAGGCCCGGCTGCACATTGTCGAATTCCGCGGCTTCGAGCGGTTCATCCGTGGCCGGCTGATGTGGGAAGTGCCGGTGATCGTGCAGCGGCTTTGCGGCATCTGCCCGGTCAGCCATCACTTGGCAGCCGCCAAGGCCATGGACATGATCGCGGGCGTCGATCAGCTGACACCGACGGGCGAGAAGATGCGCCGGCTGATGCATTATGGCCAGGTGATGCAGTCGCATGTCCTGCATTTCTTTCATCTGGCTGCGCCGGATCTCTTGTTCGGCTTTGGCGCGCCGGCCGAAAAACGCAACATCTTCGAAGTGATCAAGGAACAGCCGGAGCTGGGCAAGCGCGCGGTTCTCATGCGCAAATACGGCCAGGAGATCATCGAGGCGACAGCTGGCAAGAAGATCCATGGCACCGGTGCCATTCCGGGCGGCATCAACCGCAATCTGCCGATCGAGCGGCGGGATCATTTCCTGTCGACCATCGACGAAATGATCGAGTGGTCGCTGGACGCCGTGAAACTGGCCCGGGACTACACGCTGGAACATGAAGACGTGGTTGCCGAATTCGGCTCCTTCCCGTCGAACTACATGTCGCTGGTACGCGAAAGCGACGGCGCGCTCGATCTCTATCACGGCAATCTGAGAGCGCTCAGTTCAATCGGGGACACGATCTTCGACCAGGTGTCTTATACGCGCTATCACGAGTTGATCGTCGAAGACGTACGGTCCTGGTCCTACATGAAATTCCCCTACATCACCGAGCTCGGGCCGGAGGCCGGCTGGTACAGGGTCGGGCCGCTTGCCCGGATGAACACGGCGAGCTTCATCGATACGCCGCTGGCGGACGCCGCGCACAAGGACCTGAAAGCCGTGACAAGCGGCACGCCGAACAACTCAACGCTGGCGAACCACTGGGCGCGCATGATCGAGGTGCTGCACTGTGTCGAAAAGATCCGGGAACTGCTGAATGATCCGGACCTGCAGGGTACTGATCTGATCGCCAAAGGCGACCGGCGCGAGGAAGGCATCGGTGTGATCGAGGCGCCGCGCGGCAATCTGATCCATCACTACAAGGTCGATGAGAATGACCAGGTGACCTATTGCAACCTGATCGTCTCCACGACACACAACAACGAGGGCATGAACCGGGCGGTGAAGGACGTTGCCGTCAAGCATCTCTCGGGTCAGGAGCAGATCACGGAAGGCATGCTCAACCATGTCGAGGTGGCGATCCGGGCCTATGACCCGTGTCTTTCCTGCGCGACGCATGCCCTGGGGCAGATGCCGCTGCAGGTGGAGCTGTTCGATGCGGATGGCGGTCTGGTCGACAGCCGCGCGCAATGCATCTGA
- a CDS encoding N-formylglutamate amidohydrolase — MNRAVAVENAEGAGPFVLVCDHASNFLPPPYDTSLQISDADKIAHIAWDPGALGVARGLSQALDAPLVATTVSRLIIDCNREESRADLIPCLSETTQIAGNRDLSADEKAFRLNLAHRPFHKAIDKVLNERKDRGLPSAVVSIHSFTPVYKGKSRPWEIGLISENDRRLADPVLSDLAARGDLTVGDNEPYSPADGVYYTIRRHGEDRQLPCLMIEIRNDEVRTPDEEARWTELLAPVLKRAAETIAGGARV; from the coding sequence ATGAACCGGGCTGTCGCGGTTGAAAACGCGGAGGGCGCCGGGCCGTTTGTTCTGGTTTGCGATCATGCCTCCAATTTTCTGCCTCCGCCCTATGACACCAGCCTGCAGATCTCGGATGCCGACAAGATCGCCCATATTGCCTGGGACCCGGGCGCGCTCGGTGTTGCGCGCGGCCTGTCGCAGGCGCTGGATGCCCCGCTGGTCGCGACGACCGTCTCGCGGCTGATCATCGACTGTAACCGCGAAGAAAGCCGGGCCGATCTGATCCCGTGCCTGAGCGAGACCACCCAGATTGCCGGCAATCGGGATCTGTCTGCCGATGAAAAGGCGTTCCGGCTCAACCTGGCGCACCGGCCGTTCCACAAGGCGATCGACAAGGTTCTGAACGAGCGCAAGGACAGGGGACTGCCAAGCGCCGTTGTCTCGATCCATTCCTTCACGCCGGTCTACAAGGGCAAGTCCCGCCCCTGGGAAATCGGCCTGATCTCCGAAAACGATCGCCGCCTCGCCGATCCGGTGTTGTCCGATCTGGCTGCGCGCGGCGATCTGACGGTGGGCGACAATGAACCCTATTCGCCGGCGGACGGGGTCTATTACACGATCCGCCGTCACGGCGAGGACCGGCAATTGCCGTGTCTGATGATCGAGATCCGCAACGACGAAGTCCGCACCCCGGATGAAGAAGCGCGCTGGACCGAGCTGCTGGCACCTGTCTTGAAACGTGCTGCGGAGACGATTGCGGGAGGCGCCCGTGTTTAA
- a CDS encoding phosphotransferase: protein MTNAPKIIRENLHFLCAEIDGQLIQLEAFFKEPTAATARRIMDRAGYAHNLKTRILAACVRHMAGAKNNNRKHLTLRSLEFIASDLQRLSNLARQSLRHVENIETFSTLVPERYPAIVGRVREGVGRIEEAFASSDSALAIQIGQLQGKIEADYRKLFKIYTKDMRNADIRSADIANSLLVASEMQRMGDSLNSISEALISANIGQAVNFERYFALQSLMSDLDGVNGDLTVETIAETRSGSSISAIKNRKTEEVAAVFKDGEKSKVKEERQGVKSWHSIYPGLAPKILSYEKRSQSAALLIEHLPGLTFEHIVLNEKDTVCATALNRLTRTLKDVWKQTRTREPAELDSMQQLAKRLGEVRRVHPEFKDTKVSFSGTELPSFDRLIEQAAEREAKVPAPFSVYIHGDFNVDNIIYDPGEDRIHFIDLHRSRYMDYVQDVSVFMVSNYRLQVLDRDTRLRIMAVSQDFYKSARAFARKQGDDTFEYRLALGLARSFASSTRFIFDKSHARRMWLRSRYLIEQALACPPGDEARFRLQMKELFVD, encoded by the coding sequence ATGACTAACGCACCCAAGATAATCCGGGAAAATCTCCATTTTCTGTGCGCGGAGATCGACGGACAGCTGATCCAGCTCGAGGCCTTCTTCAAGGAGCCGACGGCTGCGACCGCGCGCCGGATCATGGATCGGGCCGGGTATGCCCACAATCTGAAGACCCGAATCCTGGCGGCCTGCGTGCGTCACATGGCAGGGGCAAAAAACAACAACCGCAAGCACCTGACCTTGCGCAGCCTCGAATTCATTGCCTCCGATCTGCAGCGCCTGTCGAACCTTGCCCGACAATCCCTGCGCCACGTGGAGAATATCGAGACCTTCTCAACGCTGGTTCCGGAGCGCTATCCGGCAATCGTCGGCAGGGTCCGCGAGGGGGTGGGCCGGATTGAAGAGGCCTTTGCGAGCAGCGACAGCGCGTTGGCCATCCAGATCGGCCAGCTGCAGGGCAAGATCGAAGCGGATTACCGCAAGCTCTTCAAGATCTACACCAAGGACATGCGCAACGCGGACATCCGTTCGGCGGATATTGCCAACAGCCTGCTGGTGGCCAGCGAGATGCAGCGCATGGGCGACTCGCTGAACTCCATCAGTGAAGCGCTGATTTCCGCCAATATCGGTCAGGCCGTCAATTTCGAGCGGTATTTTGCGCTCCAGAGCCTCATGTCCGATCTGGACGGTGTGAACGGCGATCTGACCGTTGAAACCATTGCCGAGACCCGCTCGGGCAGCTCGATCTCCGCCATCAAGAACCGCAAGACCGAGGAAGTCGCAGCCGTCTTCAAGGATGGCGAAAAGAGCAAGGTCAAGGAAGAACGCCAGGGTGTGAAGAGCTGGCATTCGATCTATCCGGGCCTCGCCCCGAAGATCCTGTCTTATGAAAAACGCAGTCAGTCTGCGGCCCTTTTGATCGAGCATCTGCCAGGACTGACCTTTGAGCATATCGTCCTCAACGAAAAGGACACCGTCTGCGCAACGGCGCTCAATCGCCTGACACGAACCCTCAAGGATGTCTGGAAGCAGACCAGAACCAGGGAACCGGCAGAACTGGACAGTATGCAGCAGCTTGCCAAAAGGCTAGGCGAAGTGCGCCGCGTCCACCCGGAGTTCAAGGACACCAAGGTCAGTTTCTCAGGCACGGAACTGCCGTCCTTCGACAGGCTGATCGAGCAGGCCGCAGAACGCGAGGCCAAGGTCCCCGCCCCCTTCTCGGTCTATATCCACGGCGACTTCAACGTCGACAATATCATCTACGATCCGGGCGAGGACCGGATCCATTTCATTGACCTGCACCGCTCGCGCTACATGGACTATGTCCAGGACGTCTCCGTCTTCATGGTGTCCAACTACCGCCTCCAGGTGCTCGACCGTGACACGCGCCTGCGCATCATGGCTGTCTCTCAGGACTTCTATAAATCCGCACGCGCCTTTGCCCGCAAACAGGGCGACGACACGTTCGAGTATCGGCTGGCGCTGGGGCTTGCCCGATCCTTTGCAAGTTCCACCCGGTTCATTTTCGACAAATCCCACGCCCGGCGCATGTGGCTGCGGTCACGCTACCTGATCGAGCAGGCGCTTGCCTGCCCTCCCGGCGACGAAGCCCGTTTCCGGTTGCAGATGAAGGAACTCTTCGTTGACTGA
- a CDS encoding NUDIX domain-containing protein, with protein MGRTTACAFKEAGKQVNPGHTRNIEGRNTISSDLSSPPFRPIIRSTPRAFILHEDKLLVQEKHHADKGLYYTLPGGKQEPGESLEEALKRECLEEIGAEITVGALLHVADLFRLKSEGKERQHQLDFIFSCTVDEDYEPKLGCHPDPHQTATRWISAEDAAHLRPLYVTKLFSLGCTRVPKVYLGPQND; from the coding sequence TTGGGCAGAACCACAGCCTGCGCATTCAAGGAAGCCGGCAAGCAGGTCAACCCTGGGCACACCCGGAATATAGAAGGACGCAACACAATCTCCAGCGACCTTTCCTCTCCCCCTTTTCGCCCGATCATCCGTTCAACGCCAAGAGCCTTCATCCTGCATGAAGACAAGCTGCTGGTGCAGGAAAAACATCATGCAGACAAAGGGCTTTACTACACGCTGCCCGGTGGCAAGCAGGAGCCGGGCGAGAGCCTGGAAGAAGCGCTGAAACGCGAGTGCCTGGAGGAAATCGGCGCGGAAATTACCGTTGGAGCACTGCTCCATGTGGCCGATCTTTTCCGGTTGAAATCGGAAGGCAAGGAGCGTCAGCACCAGCTCGATTTCATCTTTTCCTGCACGGTCGACGAAGACTATGAGCCCAAGCTGGGCTGTCATCCGGACCCGCATCAGACCGCCACCCGATGGATCTCGGCCGAAGACGCGGCACATCTACGTCCGCTTTATGTCACAAAACTGTTTTCACTTGGCTGTACGCGGGTCCCCAAAGTCTATCTCGGGCCCCAGAATGACTAA
- a CDS encoding MurR/RpiR family transcriptional regulator, whose product MERPLLDDIRDRLDEFTATEKKAAHALMANYPMQGLGTVAQFAAAANVSSPTILRFIGRLGFPGFAEFQKKLRSELESQLNSPLARSANMGDDPDRDPHVSQLLDNVRETFAHLPKGELSGLTKLLADERKTVHLIGGRFTDGLARYMAAHLRIVRPNVNHVAGQQGNWLDQLIGIGPKDVVLVFDIRRYQAEIIQFAEAAAKQGATVALVTDSWMSPVGRIASYVLPARVAVPSPWDSSLALMAVAEVLIAGVTRENQARAQERMRALEKLRNDIDPTTEGRAMGPDI is encoded by the coding sequence ATGGAACGCCCACTCTTGGATGATATTCGCGACCGTCTCGACGAGTTCACGGCGACGGAAAAGAAGGCGGCCCATGCCCTGATGGCCAATTATCCGATGCAGGGTCTGGGCACGGTTGCCCAGTTTGCAGCGGCTGCAAATGTCAGTTCGCCCACCATCCTGCGCTTCATCGGAAGGCTCGGCTTTCCGGGCTTTGCGGAGTTTCAGAAGAAACTGCGCAGCGAATTGGAAAGTCAGCTGAATTCACCGCTTGCCCGCAGCGCCAACATGGGCGACGACCCCGACCGCGACCCCCATGTCAGCCAGCTCCTGGACAATGTCCGCGAGACCTTTGCCCATCTGCCCAAGGGCGAACTCAGCGGCCTCACCAAGCTCCTGGCCGACGAGCGCAAGACGGTACACCTGATCGGTGGCCGCTTCACCGATGGTCTCGCCCGCTACATGGCAGCCCATCTCAGGATCGTCAGGCCCAACGTCAATCACGTCGCCGGCCAGCAGGGCAACTGGCTGGACCAGCTCATCGGCATCGGCCCGAAGGATGTGGTGCTTGTCTTCGATATCCGCCGCTATCAGGCCGAGATCATCCAGTTCGCCGAAGCCGCCGCCAAGCAGGGCGCGACGGTTGCCCTCGTCACCGACAGCTGGATGTCCCCGGTCGGGCGGATCGCCAGCTATGTCCTGCCCGCCCGCGTGGCGGTGCCGTCGCCGTGGGATTCCTCGCTGGCGCTGATGGCCGTCGCCGAGGTGCTGATTGCGGGCGTCACCCGCGAGAACCAGGCCCGCGCCCAGGAGCGCATGCGCGCGTTGGAAAAACTGCGCAACGACATCGACCCCACCACCGAGGGCCGGGCCATGGGGCCGGATATCTGA